Proteins found in one Desulfobacterales bacterium genomic segment:
- a CDS encoding ATP-binding protein, protein MVAEQENNDLRHILKRVRQKTESYRRYNFSRDQDNLLKCFFDLAQEFVSLPDLYRICVAVPLEVMRLQSNLYLLDEEGKNLRLACSSLEGLVTDTRPVPTGIHPSTRPYVHGEFYVVPIFRRALPTEPVDLDEQGDDSGPPLSRLIGLFAVFPQQGLSESDRFFLVKYANRLGYRLYNRYIAQQNIRHLKFINSLVLDIEHNVIIPNMYFRYLFNQLQKRIVEIADLEALIRKLAGGRDATPAEYERVIDTVAGLRKELTDNYQEIRKHHDNVSLFLESLFRREHFQKGHLVLQPKRCLVEKEIIEPQLEQYRKRLENAGVTIDRPTDMVAEEFPILVDKGLLAQVYANFFSNAAKYTETIIDHHGRPRKAVAYGQEVLPDYFGPGQDGIKFNVFTTGPHLSRDDVKRLFFEGGRGRNSEGRPGTGHGLAFVKHVIEMHGGTVGYEETAQGNNFYVILPLPSTRAYSLLPMIPEG, encoded by the coding sequence ATGGTCGCTGAACAGGAAAATAATGACCTGAGACATATCCTCAAGCGGGTTCGCCAAAAGACCGAAAGCTACCGGCGTTACAATTTTTCCCGGGACCAGGACAACCTGCTGAAATGTTTCTTTGACCTGGCCCAGGAATTCGTTTCCCTGCCCGACCTGTATCGAATCTGCGTGGCCGTGCCCCTGGAGGTGATGCGGTTGCAGAGCAACCTATATCTGCTTGACGAGGAGGGGAAGAATCTCAGGCTGGCCTGCAGCAGCCTGGAGGGGCTGGTTACCGACACCCGCCCGGTGCCCACTGGAATTCATCCCAGCACCAGGCCCTATGTCCACGGTGAGTTCTACGTGGTGCCCATCTTTCGGCGGGCCCTGCCCACCGAACCCGTTGATCTGGATGAACAGGGCGACGATTCAGGGCCGCCGCTTTCCCGGCTGATCGGGCTTTTCGCGGTTTTTCCCCAGCAGGGCCTGTCTGAAAGCGACCGTTTTTTTCTGGTCAAGTATGCCAACCGGCTCGGCTACCGGCTTTACAACCGCTATATCGCCCAACAGAATATCCGCCACCTCAAGTTTATCAACAGCCTGGTGCTGGATATCGAGCATAACGTCATCATCCCTAATATGTATTTCCGCTACCTCTTCAACCAGTTGCAGAAGAGGATCGTGGAAATAGCCGACCTTGAGGCATTGATCCGGAAACTGGCCGGCGGCAGGGATGCAACCCCGGCGGAATACGAACGGGTCATCGACACCGTTGCCGGTCTGCGCAAGGAGTTGACCGACAACTACCAGGAGATCCGCAAACATCATGACAATGTCAGCCTGTTCCTGGAGAGCCTGTTCCGGCGCGAGCATTTCCAGAAGGGCCACCTGGTGCTCCAGCCCAAACGGTGCCTGGTGGAAAAAGAGATTATTGAACCGCAGCTGGAGCAGTACCGGAAACGGCTGGAAAACGCCGGGGTCACCATTGACCGGCCCACGGACATGGTTGCGGAAGAGTTTCCGATCCTGGTGGACAAGGGGCTCCTGGCCCAGGTCTATGCCAACTTCTTTTCCAATGCCGCCAAGTATACTGAAACGATTATCGACCACCATGGCCGGCCGCGCAAGGCCGTGGCCTACGGCCAGGAGGTGCTTCCCGACTATTTCGGGCCGGGCCAGGACGGGATCAAGTTCAATGTGTTCACCACCGGCCCCCATTTAAGCCGGGACGACGTGAAGCGGCTTTTTTTCGAAGGCGGCCGCGGCCGGAACAGTGAAGGCCGGCCGGGCACCGGACATGGC
- the pyrR gene encoding bifunctional pyr operon transcriptional regulator/uracil phosphoribosyltransferase PyrR, giving the protein MSGNRKTIMSARDIERSLSRIALQIVEANRELDSLAIIGIHTGGVFLAKRIQETIQSREQIELPLGTLDITLYRDDWSRITPNPIVKTTDIPFGVEEKTIVLVDDVLFTGRTIRAALDAVIDYGRPSMIQLAVLIDRGGRRELPIQPDYTGMEVEVGANEHVHVLLDESLAGDEVVLESVA; this is encoded by the coding sequence ATGTCAGGAAACAGAAAAACAATCATGTCGGCCCGGGATATCGAACGTTCCCTGTCCCGGATCGCGCTGCAGATCGTCGAGGCAAACCGTGAGTTGGACAGCCTGGCGATCATCGGCATCCACACCGGCGGCGTCTTCCTGGCAAAACGGATCCAGGAGACCATCCAGTCGCGGGAACAGATCGAGCTGCCCCTGGGCACCCTGGACATCACGCTCTACCGCGACGACTGGAGCCGGATCACCCCGAACCCGATTGTCAAGACCACTGATATTCCCTTTGGGGTTGAGGAAAAGACCATTGTTCTGGTGGACGACGTCCTCTTTACCGGCCGCACCATCCGGGCGGCCCTGGACGCGGTCATTGATTACGGCCGGCCGAGCATGATCCAGCTGGCGGTGCTGATCGATCGCGGCGGCCGCCGCGAGCTGCCCATCCAGCCCGACTATACCGGGATGGAGGTCGAGGTGGGCGCCAACGAGCATGTCCATGTTCTGCTGGACGAGTCCCTGGCCGGGGATGAGGTTGTACTCGAGTCTGTTGCCTAG
- a CDS encoding phosphoribosylglycinamide formyltransferase, protein MLKLAVLLSGSGRTLDNFHERIKAGVLNAEIQVVISNRADALGLTKAMDYGYPAFHGRDNATTNALLANHEIDCICLAGYLKLYEPPAHLRQQVLNIHPSLIPSFCGAGFYGMRVHRAVKARGVKVSGCTVHLADEVYDQGPIIVQKCVPLEDGDRPDDIAAKVFAAECEAYPEAINLVDARGFDYFWK, encoded by the coding sequence ATGTTGAAGCTGGCAGTACTGCTCTCCGGCAGCGGCCGGACCCTGGATAATTTCCATGAGCGGATCAAGGCGGGTGTTCTCAATGCCGAGATCCAGGTGGTGATCTCCAACAGGGCCGATGCCCTGGGACTGACCAAGGCCATGGATTACGGCTACCCCGCCTTCCATGGCCGGGATAATGCCACGACCAACGCTCTGCTCGCCAACCATGAAATCGACTGCATCTGCCTGGCCGGGTATCTGAAACTCTATGAACCGCCCGCGCATCTGCGCCAACAGGTACTCAATATCCATCCATCCCTGATCCCCTCCTTTTGCGGGGCCGGTTTTTACGGGATGCGGGTCCATCGGGCCGTCAAGGCCAGGGGGGTCAAGGTAAGCGGCTGCACTGTCCATCTCGCCGACGAGGTCTACGACCAGGGGCCGATCATTGTGCAGAAATGCGTGCCCCTGGAAGATGGTGACCGCCCGGATGATATCGCCGCCAAGGTCTTTGCCGCTGAATGCGAGGCCTATCCCGAGGCGATCAACCTGGTGGATGCCAGGGGATTCGATTATTTCTGGAAATAA
- a CDS encoding IMP cyclohydrolase encodes MQKMERALISLTDKSGIEDFARELQDMGIEILSTGGTAKRMRDHGIRVKDVAEFTGFPEMLDGRVKTLHPKVHGGILAQRANPAHQRQMAEHGLQPIDLVAVNLYAFDKATADPACTVGHAIENIDIGGPTMLRAAAKNYQDVTVIVDPADYPQVLAELRESGNTTVETRFRLAVKVFELTSRYDTAIAAWLGKIDPAVTPLTGE; translated from the coding sequence ATGCAAAAGATGGAGAGAGCCCTGATCAGTTTGACCGACAAGAGCGGGATCGAGGATTTTGCCAGGGAGTTGCAGGACATGGGGATCGAAATTCTGTCCACCGGCGGCACGGCCAAGAGGATGCGGGACCACGGGATAAGGGTCAAGGACGTGGCCGAGTTCACCGGTTTCCCGGAGATGCTGGACGGCCGGGTCAAGACCCTGCATCCCAAGGTGCACGGCGGTATTCTGGCCCAGCGCGCCAATCCGGCCCACCAGCGGCAGATGGCCGAGCATGGCCTGCAGCCCATCGACCTGGTCGCGGTCAACCTCTATGCCTTTGACAAGGCCACCGCCGATCCGGCCTGCACCGTGGGCCATGCCATTGAGAACATCGATATCGGCGGCCCCACCATGCTCCGGGCCGCGGCCAAGAATTATCAGGACGTCACGGTGATCGTCGATCCGGCTGATTATCCCCAGGTGCTGGCCGAACTCAGGGAGAGCGGCAATACCACCGTGGAGACCCGTTTCCGCCTGGCGGTCAAGGTGTTCGAGCTTACCAGCCGCTACGACACCGCCATTGCCGCCTGGCTGGGCAAGATCGATCCGGCCGTCACCCCCCTTACAGGAGAATAA
- a CDS encoding RNA-binding protein — translation MTEETTEKTRLDRWLWAARFYKSRSLATRAVSGGLVRINGERSKPSRGVRTGDELTIRRGDVEFVVLVLELSEKRGPARIARTLYEETGESVLAREKARQMRRILGPAAMLHAPEHRPGKRDRRKIRSFTRKDE, via the coding sequence ATGACCGAGGAAACCACGGAAAAAACCCGGTTGGACCGCTGGTTGTGGGCGGCCCGTTTCTACAAGAGCCGTTCCCTGGCCACCCGGGCGGTCAGCGGCGGTCTGGTCCGTATCAACGGTGAGCGGAGCAAGCCCTCCCGGGGCGTGCGCACCGGTGATGAACTCACAATCCGGCGGGGCGATGTCGAGTTCGTGGTCCTGGTCCTGGAGCTGTCTGAAAAAAGGGGCCCGGCCAGGATCGCCCGCACCCTGTACGAGGAGACCGGGGAATCAGTTCTGGCCCGGGAAAAGGCCCGGCAGATGCGCCGGATCCTCGGGCCGGCGGCCATGCTCCATGCCCCGGAACACCGGCCCGGCAAACGGGACCGCCGCAAAATTCGAAGTTTTACAAGAAAGGACGAATAA
- a CDS encoding SPFH domain-containing protein translates to MGTNNLIFLEVIEWFDDSGKEITHRIPEQGSGEIKYGAQLTVRDSQAAVFFYQGKACEAFGPGRHTLKTANIPILTKIVALPWAMTSPLRAEVYFANMKVFPNLKWGTRDPVAFKDSELGLIRLRAHGMFNIQVVQPILFINTLVGTMGRFTTREIEEYLKRVIVSRFNDHLGEHLDSLLNLPGRYDELADGLQKRLAEDFSHFGIKLHELYITSITPPADVQKAIDDKSRLGVFDDLDRLMKLKAAAAMEKAAESSGEAGSGLGMGLGFMMPSMFAQSMQPAADSNKPEPPAAAENNCPDCRHAMPVDSRFCPYCGHQQVVFQQCAHCGKNLAANARFCSRCGRPADARPAPLFCPECGAENLPGAVFCNQCGESMK, encoded by the coding sequence ATGGGAACGAACAACCTGATCTTTCTGGAAGTCATCGAATGGTTTGATGATTCGGGCAAGGAAATCACCCACCGCATTCCGGAACAGGGCTCCGGCGAGATCAAATACGGGGCCCAGCTCACTGTCCGTGACAGCCAGGCCGCGGTGTTTTTCTATCAGGGCAAGGCCTGCGAGGCGTTCGGGCCCGGTCGCCACACCTTGAAAACCGCCAACATCCCGATCCTGACCAAGATCGTTGCCCTGCCCTGGGCCATGACCAGCCCCTTGCGGGCCGAGGTCTATTTTGCCAACATGAAGGTGTTCCCCAACCTGAAATGGGGAACCCGCGACCCGGTGGCTTTCAAGGATTCCGAACTCGGCCTGATCCGGCTCCGGGCCCATGGCATGTTCAATATCCAGGTGGTGCAGCCGATCCTGTTTATCAACACCCTGGTGGGCACCATGGGCCGGTTTACCACCCGGGAAATCGAGGAGTATCTCAAGCGGGTGATTGTCTCCCGGTTCAACGACCATCTCGGCGAACATCTTGACAGCCTTCTCAACCTGCCGGGCAGGTACGACGAGCTGGCCGACGGCTTACAAAAAAGACTGGCAGAGGACTTCAGCCATTTCGGCATCAAGCTCCACGAATTGTATATCACCTCCATCACCCCGCCGGCCGACGTACAAAAAGCCATTGACGACAAGAGCCGGCTCGGGGTTTTCGATGACCTCGACCGGTTGATGAAACTGAAAGCGGCCGCAGCCATGGAAAAGGCGGCCGAGTCCAGCGGCGAGGCCGGTTCCGGCCTGGGAATGGGGTTGGGGTTCATGATGCCCTCGATGTTTGCCCAATCCATGCAGCCGGCCGCTGATTCAAACAAGCCGGAGCCACCGGCTGCCGCTGAAAACAACTGCCCGGACTGCCGCCACGCCATGCCGGTGGATTCGCGCTTCTGCCCCTACTGCGGCCACCAGCAGGTGGTCTTTCAGCAATGTGCCCACTGCGGCAAGAATCTGGCCGCCAACGCCAGATTCTGTTCCAGATGCGGCCGGCCCGCCGATGCCAGGCCGGCCCCGCTCTTCTGCCCCGAATGCGGGGCCGAAAACCTGCCCGGCGCGGTATTCTGCAACCAGTGCGGCGAATCGATGAAGTAA
- a CDS encoding FkbM family methyltransferase: protein MNHSIHRALYYLRVLGFRGLLSAVRSKLLNRPALLKSTRPGIRFPFYIRMLASDVSVYDQIFILREYDFETRKEPAVIIDAGANSGLTSIWFANRFPDSRIIAIEPEKNNFAILKKNIAPYNNITPVHGALWDENKEITLVDPGLGTMGYMTRNNAATAEKIPGKSLYRVKGMTIDRIMAEQGIEFIDILKIDIEGAEKEVFQDPAPWIDKVGALIIETHERMKPGCNHNVLNATKDFNDKWSQGNSVYLSRTNGCLKRGITRP from the coding sequence ATGAACCATTCTATTCACCGGGCCCTGTATTACCTGCGCGTACTTGGTTTCCGTGGTCTGCTTTCCGCCGTCAGATCAAAGCTGTTGAACAGGCCGGCCCTGCTGAAATCAACCAGGCCCGGGATCAGGTTTCCTTTCTATATCAGGATGCTGGCCTCGGACGTCTCGGTATACGACCAGATATTCATTCTCCGGGAGTATGATTTCGAGACCCGGAAGGAACCGGCCGTGATAATCGATGCCGGCGCAAACAGCGGGCTTACCTCGATCTGGTTTGCCAACCGGTTCCCGGATTCAAGGATCATTGCCATTGAGCCGGAAAAAAACAACTTTGCAATACTTAAGAAAAATATTGCCCCATATAACAACATCACTCCTGTGCATGGGGCATTATGGGACGAAAACAAGGAAATCACCCTGGTTGATCCCGGCCTGGGCACAATGGGATATATGACCCGAAACAATGCAGCCACTGCGGAAAAAATTCCTGGCAAGTCACTTTACCGGGTCAAGGGGATGACCATTGACCGGATCATGGCTGAACAGGGGATCGAATTCATAGATATCCTCAAAATAGACATCGAGGGAGCGGAAAAAGAGGTCTTCCAGGACCCGGCACCCTGGATTGACAAGGTGGGCGCCTTGATCATCGAAACCCACGAACGGATGAAACCGGGTTGTAATCATAATGTACTCAATGCTACAAAAGATTTTAACGATAAGTGGTCGCAAGGAAACAGTGTATATCTGAGCCGAACCAATGGATGCCTGAAAAGGGGCATCACCCGGCCATGA
- the tkt gene encoding transketolase — protein MNVNTASLDELCINTLRFLAIDAIDRANSGHPGMPMGAAPMAYVLWTRFLRHNPANPAWPDRDRFVLSAGHGSMLLYGLLHLSGYDLSLDDIKNFRQWGSKTAGHPEYGHAPGIETTTGPLGQGFANGVGMAMAEQHLAARYNRPGHEIINHYTYGIVGDGDLMEGISHEAASLAGHLGLGKLIFLYDDNHVSIEGHTDIAFTDDTGKRFEACGWQVLRVADGNDLEAIDQALAAARAETSQPSLIAVRTLIGYGSPNRQDTPKAHGEPLGAEEIRNTRANLNWPETRFFVPQEVSGHFANNQDKGAEQEADWQARLAAFRRDHPQAAEELEQRLAGRLPEDWDRDIPVFPADARGKATRVTSGQILNGIAGNLPALMGGSADLAPSTKTLINNEAGFQQDSYDQRNIHFGVREHGMGGILNGMALHGGFVPYGATFLIFSEYMRPPIRLASLMEQRVIYVFTHDSIALGEDGPTHQPVEQLASLRAIPNLNVIRPCDANECAEAWRQAVLSARTPTVLALTRQSVPTLDRDQMAPAAGLARGAYVLKDFGGNRPEVILIGTGSEVHIALAAAEILAAQGVAARVVSMPSWELFDKQDRQYQDQVLPPAITARVAVEAGVTQGWHRYVGADGAIIGLDHFGASAPMTELYRRFGITAEKVVEAANRLL, from the coding sequence ATGAATGTCAACACCGCCAGCCTGGACGAACTCTGCATCAACACCCTTCGTTTCCTGGCCATCGATGCAATAGACCGGGCCAATTCCGGCCATCCCGGCATGCCGATGGGGGCCGCGCCCATGGCCTATGTGCTCTGGACCCGTTTCCTCCGCCACAACCCGGCCAACCCGGCCTGGCCGGACCGGGACCGTTTCGTGCTCTCCGCCGGTCACGGTTCCATGCTCCTTTACGGTCTGCTCCACCTGAGCGGGTATGATCTCTCCCTGGACGATATCAAGAACTTCCGCCAGTGGGGCAGCAAGACCGCCGGCCACCCGGAATACGGACATGCCCCGGGCATTGAAACCACCACCGGCCCCCTGGGCCAGGGCTTTGCCAACGGGGTGGGCATGGCCATGGCCGAGCAGCACCTGGCGGCCCGCTACAACCGGCCCGGCCATGAAATCATCAACCATTACACCTACGGCATTGTCGGCGACGGCGACCTGATGGAGGGCATCTCCCACGAGGCGGCTTCCCTGGCCGGTCATCTCGGCCTGGGCAAGCTGATCTTTCTCTACGACGACAACCATGTCTCCATTGAGGGCCATACTGATATCGCCTTTACCGATGATACCGGCAAGCGGTTCGAGGCCTGTGGCTGGCAGGTCCTGCGGGTGGCGGACGGCAACGACCTGGAGGCCATTGACCAGGCCCTGGCCGCGGCCCGGGCCGAGACCTCGCAACCGTCCCTGATCGCGGTCCGTACCCTGATCGGCTATGGCAGCCCCAACCGCCAGGACACGCCCAAGGCCCATGGCGAGCCCCTGGGCGCGGAAGAGATCAGGAACACCAGGGCCAACCTGAACTGGCCGGAAACCCGGTTTTTTGTACCTCAAGAGGTTTCAGGCCATTTTGCCAACAATCAGGACAAGGGGGCGGAGCAGGAAGCGGACTGGCAGGCCCGGCTGGCCGCCTTTCGCCGGGACCATCCCCAAGCGGCCGAGGAACTGGAACAGAGACTGGCCGGCCGGCTGCCGGAAGACTGGGACCGGGATATCCCGGTGTTCCCGGCCGATGCCAGGGGCAAGGCCACCCGGGTCACCTCGGGGCAGATATTAAACGGGATCGCCGGCAATCTGCCCGCGTTGATGGGCGGTTCCGCAGACCTGGCCCCGTCCACCAAGACCCTGATCAACAACGAGGCCGGCTTTCAGCAGGACAGCTATGACCAGCGCAACATCCATTTCGGGGTGCGCGAACACGGGATGGGCGGGATCCTGAACGGCATGGCCCTGCACGGCGGTTTTGTTCCCTATGGCGCCACCTTTCTGATCTTTTCCGAATATATGCGCCCGCCCATCCGGCTGGCCAGCCTGATGGAGCAGCGGGTGATCTATGTCTTTACCCATGACAGCATCGCCCTGGGCGAGGATGGGCCGACCCATCAACCGGTTGAGCAACTGGCCTCCCTGCGTGCCATCCCCAACCTGAACGTTATCCGGCCCTGCGATGCCAATGAATGTGCCGAGGCCTGGCGGCAGGCCGTGCTGTCGGCCAGGACGCCCACCGTGCTGGCCCTGACCCGGCAGTCGGTGCCCACCCTGGACCGGGACCAGATGGCCCCTGCCGCTGGACTTGCCCGGGGCGCCTATGTATTAAAGGATTTCGGCGGGAACAGGCCGGAGGTCATCCTGATCGGCACCGGCTCGGAGGTTCATATCGCCCTGGCCGCGGCAGAGATCCTGGCGGCGCAAGGGGTGGCCGCCCGGGTGGTGAGCATGCCCAGCTGGGAATTGTTCGACAAACAGGACCGGCAGTACCAAGACCAGGTCCTGCCGCCGGCAATCACCGCCCGGGTGGCGGTGGAGGCCGGCGTAACCCAGGGCTGGCACCGTTATGTGGGCGCAGACGGCGCAATAATCGGCCTGGATCATTTCGGGGCCTCGGCGCCGATGACGGAACTCTACCGCCGGTTCGGCATCACCGCCGAAAAAGTGGTGGAGGCAGCCAACAGACTGCTCTAA
- a CDS encoding PEGA domain-containing protein produces MKKYHSFFWLWMIMTAMVAGPAAAGGDLQVVGPPGTQVWLSGQLQGKLGAAGLYIEDLEGGEYNFKAKNRGKILTGNVAIKNGRTLEVVLDFDESTTVEDINRKVLLLISRGDSGDLVLRSLPLHARISLDGKEIGRGDKQVHNLGPGEHTVRFVLGDQVLEKAITVAARETWVVKADFRREQIVVERTDSGHGLEMIVIQNLSARQPTLFPHQKHQQFLECKECHHGMDENGKQLPYEPEMRILACVSCHNSEMGNKSLNSLKLAGHSLCKGCHRKMADQGRIGPIARCIGCHFRPGRKTAE; encoded by the coding sequence GTGAAAAAATACCATTCTTTCTTCTGGCTCTGGATGATCATGACCGCAATGGTTGCCGGGCCGGCTGCGGCCGGCGGCGACCTGCAGGTTGTCGGGCCGCCGGGTACCCAGGTCTGGCTCAGTGGTCAGCTCCAGGGCAAGCTGGGGGCAGCCGGTCTCTATATCGAGGACCTCGAAGGCGGGGAGTATAACTTCAAGGCGAAAAACCGCGGCAAAATTCTGACCGGAAACGTGGCGATCAAGAACGGCCGTACCCTGGAGGTGGTCCTTGACTTTGATGAATCAACAACGGTGGAGGATATCAACCGCAAGGTGCTGCTGCTGATCAGCCGCGGTGACAGCGGTGACCTGGTGCTTCGTTCCTTGCCCCTGCATGCCCGGATTTCACTTGACGGCAAGGAGATCGGCAGGGGTGACAAACAGGTCCACAACCTTGGCCCCGGTGAACATACGGTCAGATTTGTCCTTGGCGACCAGGTGCTTGAGAAAGCGATTACCGTCGCGGCCCGGGAGACCTGGGTCGTTAAGGCGGATTTCCGCCGGGAACAGATCGTGGTTGAGCGCACGGACAGCGGCCACGGGCTGGAGATGATCGTTATCCAGAATCTATCCGCCCGGCAGCCGACCCTGTTTCCCCACCAGAAGCACCAGCAGTTTCTTGAATGCAAAGAATGTCATCACGGCATGGATGAGAACGGGAAACAGCTCCCCTATGAACCGGAGATGAGGATACTTGCCTGTGTGAGCTGCCATAACTCCGAGATGGGCAACAAGAGTCTCAACAGCCTGAAGCTGGCCGGCCACTCCTTGTGCAAGGGCTGTCACCGGAAAATGGCCGACCAGGGCCGGATCGGTCCGATTGCCAGGTGTATCGGCTGCCATTTCCGGCCTGGCAGGAAAACAGCGGAATAG
- a CDS encoding hydrogenase iron-sulfur subunit: MSQEQYNPKILGFLCNWCCYAAADAAGVSRYQYPPNLRTIRVMCTGRIDPTFVMRGFLAGAAGIFAGGUQPGECHYQVGNYDAMGMDALVGMALNEVGINPERFSLQWASAAEAPRFVKLITDFTQLARELGPLGESEGIEPAELTARLEKALAVVSDRKVRMVFANATKGLRKEGDFTREHISEVIAEKLAKSLSKAFAPVPAGQEKKAEKPARQEKETEKKPAAKKKAAARKKAAAKKKKS, encoded by the coding sequence ATGAGTCAGGAACAATATAATCCCAAGATTCTGGGTTTCTTGTGTAACTGGTGTTGTTACGCCGCCGCTGATGCGGCCGGGGTATCCCGCTACCAGTACCCTCCCAACCTGCGGACCATCCGGGTGATGTGCACCGGCCGCATCGATCCCACCTTTGTGATGCGCGGGTTCCTGGCCGGGGCGGCCGGCATCTTTGCCGGTGGCTGACAACCTGGTGAATGCCATTACCAGGTTGGTAATTACGATGCAATGGGAATGGATGCGCTGGTGGGAATGGCGCTCAATGAAGTCGGGATCAACCCGGAACGGTTCTCGCTCCAGTGGGCCTCGGCCGCCGAGGCGCCGCGCTTTGTCAAGCTGATCACCGATTTCACGCAACTTGCCAGGGAACTGGGACCGCTGGGTGAGTCCGAGGGGATCGAGCCGGCCGAATTGACGGCCCGGCTGGAAAAGGCCCTGGCAGTGGTCAGCGACCGTAAGGTGCGGATGGTCTTTGCCAATGCCACCAAGGGGTTGCGCAAGGAAGGAGATTTCACCCGGGAGCATATCAGCGAGGTGATTGCTGAAAAACTGGCCAAGTCTCTGTCCAAGGCCTTTGCTCCGGTCCCGGCGGGGCAGGAAAAAAAGGCCGAAAAGCCGGCCCGGCAGGAAAAAGAAACAGAGAAAAAGCCGGCTGCCAAGAAGAAGGCCGCCGCCAGGAAAAAGGCCGCTGCCAAGAAAAAGAAATCCTGA